A stretch of Vicinamibacterales bacterium DNA encodes these proteins:
- a CDS encoding acetoacetate--CoA ligase, translated as MAAAPLWMPSRDRIQSAHLTRFGGGTAYPELYEWSITRPGEFWERIWNYAGVIGVRGERIAIDLDRMPGATFFPDARINFTENVLREDGDGDAIVFRSEDGDMRTMSWRTLRAEVAAAAAALRHAGIRPGDRVAAYLPNVPEAIVAVLGAACVGAVWSSCSPDFGVQGVLDRFGQIEPRVLLAADGYQYGGKTFDQTGKIDEILGKLPSVERAVVGQRGWDDFLAPHRGAALVCDPLPFNHPLYILYSSGTTGVPKCIVHGAGGTLIQHLKEHQLHCDIRPGDRVFYFTTLGWMMWNWLVTVLASRATILLYDGSPFHPDGRTLFTFADEAGMTLFGTSAKYIDAVAKAGLRPRGTHALATVRTMTSTGSPLAAESFDFVYEHVKRDLHLASISGGTDIVSCFVGGNPTAPVWRGEIQCRALGMKVEVFDDRGRALPRGEKGELVCTMPFPSMPIGFWNDPDGRRYRAAYFDRFPGVWTHGDYVELTEHDGVIIHGRSDAVLNPGGVRIGTAEIYRQVEQLPEIVESLVIGQQWQGDERIVLFVRLRDGAALDESLVERIRRQVRRNTTPRHVPARIVQVDEIPRTKSGKIVELAVRDVVHGRPVKNQEALANPGALEHFRNRPELNG; from the coding sequence ATGGCCGCCGCTCCGCTCTGGATGCCCTCGCGCGACCGCATCCAGTCCGCCCACCTGACGCGCTTCGGCGGGGGCACCGCGTATCCCGAGCTGTACGAATGGAGCATAACCAGGCCGGGCGAATTCTGGGAGCGCATATGGAATTACGCCGGTGTGATCGGCGTCCGCGGCGAGCGGATCGCGATCGACCTCGATCGCATGCCCGGAGCGACGTTCTTCCCCGACGCGCGGATCAACTTCACCGAAAACGTGCTGCGCGAAGACGGCGACGGCGATGCCATCGTGTTCCGCTCCGAGGACGGCGACATGCGCACGATGTCCTGGCGGACGCTGCGCGCGGAGGTGGCCGCGGCCGCCGCGGCGCTGCGGCACGCCGGCATCCGCCCCGGCGATCGCGTCGCGGCCTATCTGCCGAACGTTCCTGAAGCGATCGTGGCGGTGCTCGGCGCGGCGTGCGTCGGCGCCGTGTGGTCGTCCTGTTCGCCGGATTTCGGGGTGCAGGGCGTGCTCGACCGCTTCGGACAGATCGAACCGCGGGTGCTGCTCGCCGCCGATGGTTATCAGTACGGCGGGAAGACGTTCGATCAAACCGGGAAGATCGACGAGATCCTCGGCAAGCTGCCGTCAGTGGAGCGCGCCGTCGTCGGACAGCGGGGCTGGGACGACTTCCTGGCGCCGCATCGCGGCGCGGCGCTGGTGTGCGATCCGCTGCCGTTCAATCATCCGCTCTACATCCTGTATTCCTCCGGCACCACGGGCGTTCCCAAATGCATCGTCCACGGCGCCGGCGGCACGCTGATTCAGCATCTCAAGGAACATCAACTCCACTGCGATATCCGGCCGGGAGACCGCGTCTTCTATTTCACGACGCTCGGCTGGATGATGTGGAACTGGCTGGTCACCGTACTGGCGTCGCGCGCGACGATTCTGCTCTACGACGGGTCGCCGTTCCACCCCGACGGCCGGACGCTGTTCACGTTCGCCGACGAGGCCGGGATGACGCTGTTCGGGACATCCGCGAAGTACATCGACGCGGTCGCCAAGGCAGGACTGCGGCCGCGCGGGACCCACGCGCTGGCAACCGTGCGGACGATGACCTCGACTGGTTCGCCGCTCGCGGCGGAGAGCTTCGATTTCGTCTACGAGCACGTGAAGCGCGACCTTCATCTGGCGTCGATATCCGGCGGAACCGACATCGTGAGCTGCTTCGTCGGCGGCAATCCGACGGCGCCGGTGTGGCGAGGGGAGATTCAGTGCCGCGCGCTGGGGATGAAGGTGGAGGTGTTCGACGATCGCGGGCGGGCGCTGCCGCGCGGCGAGAAGGGGGAGCTGGTCTGTACCATGCCGTTTCCGTCGATGCCGATCGGCTTCTGGAACGATCCGGACGGCCGCCGGTATCGAGCCGCCTATTTCGATCGGTTCCCCGGCGTCTGGACCCACGGGGACTACGTCGAGCTGACCGAGCACGACGGCGTGATCATCCACGGCCGGTCCGACGCGGTCCTGAACCCGGGCGGCGTGCGGATCGGCACCGCCGAGATCTATCGCCAGGTGGAGCAGCTGCCGGAGATCGTCGAGAGCCTGGTCATCGGCCAGCAGTGGCAGGGAGACGAGCGGATCGTGCTGTTCGTCCGCCTGCGCGACGGGGCGGCGCTGGACGAATCGCTCGTCGAGCGCATCCGCCGGCAGGTGCGCCGGAACACGACGCCGCGCCACGTTCCCGCGCGCATCGTCCAGGTGGACGAGATTCCGCGCACGAAAAGTGGAAAGATAGTGGAGCTGGCGGTGCGCGACGTGGTGCACGGCCGGCCGGTCAAGAACCAGGAGGCGCTGGCGAACCCCGGCGCGCTCGAACATTTTCGCAACCGCCCGGAACTCAATGGATAA